Genomic DNA from Paenibacillus donghaensis:
GGTCAGTGAACAGCCGCATGTATTTCAGGTCGATGTAGGTGCCAATGGGTACTACGGCTACGAGGTTTGCGATACCTGCCGTCCGGTTCCGGATAGTGAGGTTGGTGATGCTGACCTGTCTCTGTTGTCCTACTTGGATTGCTGTGAACAAGCGTATCTCGCATATAAGAACAAGGTTGAAGGGGCTGATTACCGGAACACCTTTCAATACCTTGCTTTCCATACTCCGTTCGGCGGAATGGTAAAAGGGGCACACCGCACGATGATGCGTAAAATGGCCAAGGCCGCTCCTCCCGAGATTGAAGCAGATTATGCGCAAAGGGTTGTTCCGGGATTGGTCTATTGTCAGCGCGTCGGAAATGTAATGGGAGCTACCTCGCTGTTGTCCTTGGCAAGTACAATCGATAACGGACTGTTTGACCGACCTAAACGGATCGGGTGCTTTTCATACGGCTCAGGCTGTTGCTCCGAGTTTTACAGCGGTGTCGTGACGGCACAGGGGCAGGAGCGTCAGCGTGCGTTTGCGATTCAGCGTCACTTGGATGAACGATATTCGTTGTCTATGGATGAATATGAGACGCTGCTGACCGGCAGCAGCGCTGTCAAATTTGGTACGCGGAACGTCGAATTGGACGTTAACCTGATCCCGGGCGCAGTTACATCGCAAAGAGGGAAAAGCCGTTTGGTACTGGAGCGTATTCACGAATTTCACCGGGAATACCGGTGGATTTCATGAGTTACCGCACTGTTCAGGTCAGATTTCAGGGTCCTGTCTGCTTTATTCAGCTTCATCGTCCGGAGGCGGGCAATACGATAAATGGTCTTTTGGTGAAGGAGTGCCGTCAGGTGCTTGACACATGCGGGCCGGACACCAAAATCATTGTCTGGGAGGGGCTGCCGGAGGTATTTTGCGGCGGTGCGGATTTTCAGGAGATTCATGCAGAGGCGGTGTCAGGCCAGAGCGGTGATAATAACCCGGAGCTTCTATATGATCTGTGGCTAAGAATGGCTGAAGAACCTGTAATCAACGTTGCTCATGTAAGGGGAAAGGCCAATGCCGGAGGCATTGGTTTTGTTGCAGCCTGTGACATTGTTATAGCAGATGCGTCAGCTCAATTTGGCCTGTCCGAGTTGTTGTTTGGATTGTTTCCGGCCTGTGTTCTGCCTTTTCTCATCCGGCGCATCGGCTTTCAGAAAGCGCATTATTTAACTTTAATGACGCATCCGATTACAGTGGACCAGGCTCAGGCGTGGGGATTGGTCGATGCCTGCGAACCGGAAAGCGGGCCTTTACTGCGCAAGCATTTGCTTCGTTTACAATGCATATCCAAACAAGGCATTTTGCGATATAAACGGTACGCCTCAGAAATGGATGGATCGCTTCATACTGCCAGAGCCGGAGCCATAGCTGCCAATAAGGAAGTATTCGCCGATTCCCGAAACCGGGAGGCAATTTTTCGCTATATCGAAACCGGGACTTTTCCCTGGGAAGAATAATCTCTAATTTCACTGCTTTAACATTGGGAGGGGCAACATGACAGAAGCTGTCGTACAGGTTACGGAAATTGAGCCGGGCATTGTCCAGGTCACGATGCAGGACCGGTTTCATAAAAATACATTTTCCAACGCACTGCTGCAGGGATTAATTGAAGCTTTCCAGAGGATTGAAGCCAGTGATCAGTATAAGGTTGTAATTTTAACGGGCTATGATCATTATTTTGCCTCCGGCGGTAC
This window encodes:
- a CDS encoding enoyl-CoA hydratase/isomerase; translated protein: MSYRTVQVRFQGPVCFIQLHRPEAGNTINGLLVKECRQVLDTCGPDTKIIVWEGLPEVFCGGADFQEIHAEAVSGQSGDNNPELLYDLWLRMAEEPVINVAHVRGKANAGGIGFVAACDIVIADASAQFGLSELLFGLFPACVLPFLIRRIGFQKAHYLTLMTHPITVDQAQAWGLVDACEPESGPLLRKHLLRLQCISKQGILRYKRYASEMDGSLHTARAGAIAANKEVFADSRNREAIFRYIETGTFPWEE
- a CDS encoding hydroxymethylglutaryl-CoA synthase family protein, with amino-acid sequence MAVGIEAMNIFGGTAYLDVMQLAKYRELDTSRFENLLMKEKAVALPYEDPVTFGVNAAKPLIDSLSPSDKNRIELLITCTESGIDLSKSMSSYIHHYLGLSRHCRMFELKNACYSGTAGLQTAIQFILSQTSPGAKALVIATDISRFMAAERGGALSMGGAYAEPSSGAGAVALLVSEQPHVFQVDVGANGYYGYEVCDTCRPVPDSEVGDADLSLLSYLDCCEQAYLAYKNKVEGADYRNTFQYLAFHTPFGGMVKGAHRTMMRKMAKAAPPEIEADYAQRVVPGLVYCQRVGNVMGATSLLSLASTIDNGLFDRPKRIGCFSYGSGCCSEFYSGVVTAQGQERQRAFAIQRHLDERYSLSMDEYETLLTGSSAVKFGTRNVELDVNLIPGAVTSQRGKSRLVLERIHEFHREYRWIS